TATCCGTTACAATCTTTTGTGGCGAACCCCTCCACAAAAGGATTTTCACTCCTATCAGGGCTAGGGCTATACGTTATTTTAGAAGTTTTGATTTTAACTTCAAACTTTAAACATGAAACAAAAACTATTTCGGCATTTCATACATTTTTGGCAGAGAATTTACCAATGCTGATTTTGTTTTTAAACTGTACGTTTTGAAATCTGCTGTGTTTGAAACCGAACCGTTTGGAACATAATAACCATCTGTATTATTATTCCAGAACATAACGTAACTTATTTGAATGTCATTTTTAGTTAAAGCACTGTACAATAAAGTCGAAAACCAATCAGTAATGGCTGGATTTGTGTTGGTTACACGATAACCAGTTTCGGTTAAGGCTGCGATTTTGACTTTTGCTTTAGCATAATCAGAAAGAATTTTTAACTTAGAATTCGCTTTGTCAGATCCAGTTTGTCCTTGATTATTGAAATCTCCGTAATTGTCCATTCCAATAATATCAACATATTTATCGCCCGGATATCGGCTTAAATAAGCAGTTTCCGTTGTATACGAATTGTCAGGAGAAAAGGCATATAAAATGTTATGAACGCCTTTTGTATTTTTTAAATAATCAACGGTAAACTGATACGCTTTTTTGTATTCATCGGCCGTGCAGTAATCCGCTCCCCACCAGAACCAGTTTCCGTCAAATTCGTGAAAAGGTCTGAAAATAATTGGAATCAATTCGCCGTTCGCACCTTTAAGATTTGAAACAACACTGGCAACTTTGTCTAATTTTTTCTTGTACCATTCGTTGTTGGCTCCGCCAGGTAAAATACTTTTAAAAGCCGTTGCCTTTTGTTCCGAAGTCATGTCGGCCGTATAGAAAGATTCATCATTATACGGTTCTCTCAAATGCCAGCTAAAGGTGTTGATTATGCCTTTTGCGTAAGCGTTTTTAACATCTGATGTAATTTTAAGTTCCTGTTGATAGAACCAGTTATTGGCTTGTTCGTTATTGTTTTTATCAGTGATGAACATAAAATCAGAACCCAGAACGGCAGGATCAAAACCCGTGTTTTTTTTGATATCAGATTCTCCGCCTGCATCTTGGTAAAAACTGTTGAAAGCATCCTGTTGTCCAATTGCAGTTTTGGTTTTCGCCAGTCTTTTTAAATTATAAAATAGGGCAACAGTCTCTTTCGTAGCATTGGCGTCGACCATGTAGGTTGCTGCATTTGATGTGGTTAAAGGATCGTCTTGCATAGGATAATCGATTATAACTTCGTCAGAATCTTCTTTGTCTGAGGAACAGCTTGCGAGGGTTAAAATCGAAAGACTGAGAAATGCTATTTTAAGAAATGTTGTTTTCATTTTACGTTTTAATTCGGTTAATAAGTTCCAAACAGGCTCTGCCGTTGTGATAAGGGCATTTCCAAAAACCTGCTTTGTCTTTTTGCATTACAGAATAATCGCTGTAAATTCCCCAAAACCATTCGCCGTTTTCTGTGTCGAGAATGTATTTTTTGGTGAATTCCCAGTTTTTGTACACAATATCCAGATATTCTTCTTTACCGGTTAATTGGTACGCATTATAAAAACCAATTAAGGCTTCGGCTTGCGGCCACCAATGTTTTTCGGCAATTAATTCTTTTTTTTCTGGATCGTATTCGTACCATAATCCGCCATCAGAATCGATTCCTTTTTTTGTGGCTTCGGCAATTTGGATTGCGTATTTTTTATAATTGGCAATTAAAGTTTCATCTCCAGAAATTTCAGCACATTGCTGTAAAAGCCAAGCTGCTTCAATATCGTGTCCGTATGAAATAACGTCTGGTTTTTCGACCCATTTTTCATCAAAAAACAAACGAAGATTTCCAGTTTCGGTATTAATAAAATGTTTTTCAATGGTTTCGAGAAGCTCAATCATACTATTTTGAAGCGTCTTGTTTTTCCACACTTTATACAAATTCGCATAGGCTTCAATAATATGAAGGTGCGTATTCATCGTTTTCTTCTCGTTGGCGTCTTTTTCGCTTAAACGCAAGTCATCAATGGGTTTCCAGTCTCTTGTAAAAGCTTCCAGATACCCTTTGTTTACAGGGTCATAACTATAATCTTGAATTTTAGAATATAAATTAATGGCAATTTCTAAAGCTTTTTCATTTTTAGAAATGGCATAAAATTCAGATAATGCGTAGATTGCAAATGCCAGCGCATAAATTTGGTTTTTGGTATCTTTTGGAGTTTTATCGGCATTGATGCTCCAAAAAAGACCGCCAAATTGATTGTCATAAAAGTGTTCAGACAGAAACTCAAAGGCTCTTTCAGCCAGTTTTTTGTGGTTTTCGTTTTTTGTGGTCTGATAACTGGCTGAAAACGTCCATAAAATACGGGCGTTTAAAACTGAACCTTTTTCTGAATCTGCTATAATGTGATCGTTAAAATCAATCTGGCCAATGAAACCTCCGTTTTGATTGTCGATGGTATTTTTTGACCAATATTTAAGAATAGAATCCAGTTCGGTTTCTAATTCTGATTTTAACTGTTTTAATTTTTTTGACACTTGGAATTATATTGCGTTGTTTTTTTCGATTTGGCTGATGATCGTTTCTACAGAACCTGCTGAAATAAAGGTGTCTGCTGGCGCATTCGTTACATAATCGACTAATTTTTCTACAGAAGAAACAGCAACATGCATTCTGGTATCTGATGAAGCGTAATACACATACACAGTTCCGTCTGCATCTTCAATCCATCCGTTTGAAAATAATACATTCGATACATCGCCGACTCTTTCTATTCCTTCCGGTCCCATAAAATGTCCAGCTGGAACGTGCGTCACTTTCGAAATATCATGTAAGTCAGTCATGAACATATATAAGGTGTAGCGTAATCCTGCAGCGGTATTGCGAACTCCGTGTGCCAGATGTAACCAGCCTTTTGACGTTTTGATAGGAGCAGGGCCAAGACCGTTTTTTAATTCATAAATCGTATGATATTGTTTTCCAAAAATTATTTTTTCGTCTTTTACAACTGGATTCGTCATATCGTCAACATATCCTAAACCAATTCCGCCGCCTGAACCAACATCAATAAATCCATCCTGCGGACGTGTGTATAAAGCGTATTTTCCGTTTACGAATTCGGGGTGTAAAACCACATTTCGCTGTTGTCCTGTATTTGAAATTAAATCAGGAAGCCTTTCCCAATTGATTAAATCTTTTGAACGCACGATTCCTGCATTGGCTACAGCCGAACTTGTATCGCCTTTTGGAGCTTTTGGATCTTTTCTTTCGGTGCAGAAAATACCGTAAACCCAGCCGTCTTCATGGTTAATTAAACGCATGTCATAAACGTTTGTA
This is a stretch of genomic DNA from Flavobacterium endoglycinae. It encodes these proteins:
- a CDS encoding glycoside hydrolase family 26 protein; protein product: MKTTFLKIAFLSLSILTLASCSSDKEDSDEVIIDYPMQDDPLTTSNAATYMVDANATKETVALFYNLKRLAKTKTAIGQQDAFNSFYQDAGGESDIKKNTGFDPAVLGSDFMFITDKNNNEQANNWFYQQELKITSDVKNAYAKGIINTFSWHLREPYNDESFYTADMTSEQKATAFKSILPGGANNEWYKKKLDKVASVVSNLKGANGELIPIIFRPFHEFDGNWFWWGADYCTADEYKKAYQFTVDYLKNTKGVHNILYAFSPDNSYTTETAYLSRYPGDKYVDIIGMDNYGDFNNQGQTGSDKANSKLKILSDYAKAKVKIAALTETGYRVTNTNPAITDWFSTLLYSALTKNDIQISYVMFWNNNTDGYYVPNGSVSNTADFKTYSLKTKSALVNSLPKMYEMPK
- a CDS encoding AGE family epimerase/isomerase, with protein sequence MSKKLKQLKSELETELDSILKYWSKNTIDNQNGGFIGQIDFNDHIIADSEKGSVLNARILWTFSASYQTTKNENHKKLAERAFEFLSEHFYDNQFGGLFWSINADKTPKDTKNQIYALAFAIYALSEFYAISKNEKALEIAINLYSKIQDYSYDPVNKGYLEAFTRDWKPIDDLRLSEKDANEKKTMNTHLHIIEAYANLYKVWKNKTLQNSMIELLETIEKHFINTETGNLRLFFDEKWVEKPDVISYGHDIEAAWLLQQCAEISGDETLIANYKKYAIQIAEATKKGIDSDGGLWYEYDPEKKELIAEKHWWPQAEALIGFYNAYQLTGKEEYLDIVYKNWEFTKKYILDTENGEWFWGIYSDYSVMQKDKAGFWKCPYHNGRACLELINRIKT
- a CDS encoding glycoside hydrolase family 130 protein, with translation MTTITSSATFQQRKTALENEHKALIEKKNTPEEKAGNGIYERYKNPVVTAAHVPLNWRFDLNEKTNPFLQERIGMNAAFNAGAMKWNGKYLLAVRVEGIDRKSFFAIAESPNGIDNFKFWNKPCVIPQTAEPDTNVYDMRLINHEDGWVYGIFCTERKDPKAPKGDTSSAVANAGIVRSKDLINWERLPDLISNTGQQRNVVLHPEFVNGKYALYTRPQDGFIDVGSGGGIGLGYVDDMTNPVVKDEKIIFGKQYHTIYELKNGLGPAPIKTSKGWLHLAHGVRNTAAGLRYTLYMFMTDLHDISKVTHVPAGHFMGPEGIERVGDVSNVLFSNGWIEDADGTVYVYYASSDTRMHVAVSSVEKLVDYVTNAPADTFISAGSVETIISQIEKNNAI